The Alnus glutinosa chromosome 10, dhAlnGlut1.1, whole genome shotgun sequence DNA window TGAAGTGATAAATGTGCTAAagtgatacatcaaactaccaaggtgtgtcaaaaatgccattttttattatattcttattatacccttattctcttaaaaactaaaataaaaaaattaataaaataaaataaactaaactaaactatttttttatacaaaaaaaaaaaaaaagaaaaaaaaatccaaagggGTGGATTAatacaactattttttttttggataaatgcaaaattagtccatgtagttggcctaaattataaatcgctctctatagtataaaaaataattcaaaggttttcgagataggccaaaataataatttagtccaTGCAGTCAATTTCCGTCAAAAACACTTGACGAATTCTGTTAGTGTGCCACGTCAGCATCAATAGAATGATAACTCTAACAGAGTGCCACGCCATGAATTGTTTATATTCTGTGTCTAAAGGTTGTCAATTGTCTACCTATGAAAATGATGACCTTTGCTCattaaaatttcacattttgTGTATAATCTCATACTAATATGAAAATGCTTGCTTAGTCCATAATTTCAACATAAATTTCGGTCCTCGCGCAATTACTTTCTATTACAGGTAgtttatattcaattaattCACGTGTATTGTTCCCAAAATGTGCAAAAGAATACCACATTAGCTGTTTGTAGAATCACCATATGGAAGACCTTACAGTGAGAATTTTTCCTGTTATATTTTGCAGTTCTATTGCCACAagaattactttttttgtttatttgaacTGAAAATGTTAACTAGATTTATCTACCACGAATTGCCAAAACAGAAGTTGTTTTGTTGCATGGATTACAACAAAATTCATTCTACTTTGTTAAATTTTGTAGTTTGTGGAGATCAAAAGTTTCCAGACTTGTTCCTGAATGTTGATACAAGATGGAGGGGTCTTAAATATTGGAATTGAATTAGCCTCTTTATATGAGAGATTGTTCCTGAATGTTGATACAAGATAGTTGCTTTTAGAGTATGTTGCCATTTTCCATATGAGAGATTGTAATTGCTATGTTAGTATATATACAGGTGATTTTCCATTGcatgtgaaagaaaaaaatgattttccatTATAGTAAGTATGAcgaccagtttttttttttttttttttggaaaacataTAAACGAATCTTCACAATGGCACGGCTACTTGTCACTCAGCCAACATAATGTACatgttccataacatgtacctgatattcagagttacatctaacacagcggaatataaatatcaatgtacAGCGAAACACATATCAATAGCGGAattacatctaatacataactgtTATCAACAACCAGagtcatttacaagtctatctttttaaggcttataaaacacattatACTAATTACGTAccaaaatataggctcaacaaatacatgtgccacgtaggacgagTCATAAATAAAATGCCCCAAAATACAAATTACCCATGAGTCTGTGACTTATTACTGTCGCGATATGCTTCAATCATAGCAtctcatacgctaggtggacttgtcaatatctatatccgcaaaacctgcaaccaaagtatGAACGTCTACACGATTgtgggggttgccgcatccgcacaGGTAGCATAagtaaatacactaagaccttaGAGGTATattattcactgagtttttccaaagaaccaacttttcctttttagtcatgcATACACTATAAcaaccaccaattttataaacctTTATTTGAAAACTCTCATAGCTGATACAGCAAACGCCGACTATtagaaatcatttaaacataCCAGGTAGCTGAAATTATATGTAGAAGTTTCgttatagaaaacaatggcatttaaatgaTGCAACCATCTGATACAAATATACgtaagttcttttccattgagactcttatgcatactaatacgtttGGCGAAACCACtcacaacataaaaacatcactcataaaaacaatgttatacatcCTCATACAAGGTTTATTTGTTTTACATCGACTGGATAGTGAACTACCCACCAATTAAAGTTTTACATCGACCGAATAGTGAACTACTCGCCAATTAGAGTTTTACATCGACCAAGTAGCACCCGATACTATTTGCCGATTAAAGTTTTATATCGACCGAATAGCGAACTACTCGCTGATTAGAGTTTTACATCGACCAAGTAGCACTCTTTGCCGATTAAAGTTTTACATCAACAgaatgtgacgtcccacatcgcctgggaatgaagatgtgcttatatgtataaacacaccattctttacacaacacgttttaaagccgtgatggcaatgaacctattagaacttcgcaattaagcgtgcttttgtgagagtagtaccaggattgatgacctcctgggaagtctggtttgggggagccaaaagcggacaatattatgtcattaagggtgggtcgttacaccaaATAGCACCCAGTACTATCCGTCGATTAGAGTTTTACATCGACCAAGTAGCACTCGATACTACTTGCCGATTAAAGGCTTGTCGTTTCCCGTGAGTTGTAAACCTCACTTTGATGtacgtttagcgttcatatgcttatgtcttatgccttaaaacaatatacatttcatttcatgaatcatgctttTGACACATgctttatttataaaaacataatcgattcaacatgtcatttcttaaacagtCTGCATAACTTAACCcactcagtgagtagaatattcACCTTGGCtacgcggatattaagcactaggtttcctagacaccaccatgccatgcattactgtaaaaacaatacattgcacattattgacaacttctAATATTGGACTCACATTCAGTTTCTAAATTGCTTAAGAGttaacccatggaaaacccataatatttctAGGGTTTTCAAATATTTACCCATAGTCCTAAACACTAGCTAAATTCaattaacactaacccaaagtattcactaagggttagatattagaatcactatttaattatttacctatAACATTAATTGCTAACCCGTAATTAATTCCACTAACCCAtacattattttcactaacacttttataataatattagccccaaaattatattcactaatctctagattatttctcactaacattttctcaatatcattaactctaatattatgttcatTAATCATTTTACAACAATTACTAACTTTTTAACATAGTTTAACAATTTAgattttaattacttaaaaccatcaaattaatttaacccaaaaaattagGATTTCCAATCTTAtccataatttataaatcactactccaaacacaatattattaacccatagCATTTATTAAAGGTTAATCACATTAAAaaagcattttaacaaaacactcaaaactaatGTCTATGAAAAACTTACTAAAAATTTGCAAATCAAATGCTCAGGAAGCTCCTAACAACTCTAAACcacacaaaatctagagaaaacaccaagttaaactcatttctacaagatttataaaaaatttccaaaaatgcaagtttagcgatttacctcaaaacgttcggtcaaaacgtagatcgagTTTCAAGGATCACGTTGCCGAAGTCGGATTTAAAATTGAACGGTTAGATTTTTGTAGATCGGCATTTTTCTAAGAAGAACcgaagagaaaatgagagaaaatcacCGTTTTTCTAGAGTAGCCGAGAGAAAAGAGGCTCTGCCTCCTTTTAATGCGTGGCATGTGCTTACATAAAGGACAAGACCTGCTCCTTGTTTAACACCCATACTAATATTGTTTGTCTTTTATTCATTGCTTTATTGTTTTGAGCAGTGCTACGGAGAAGGAAAATTTCTGGATTTCATCCGAAAATTTGGCTTTACAGTGGCATTCTTTCATCCGGAAATTTTCCTTCTCCCAAGCATTAccttattgtttttctttgtttgatttctttccaCGCACCAACTCATCCaccttttcttttactattttatgttCTATGTCTTTCCCATTTTGcccctttttattattattttaaatggcCATTTGGCCATTGCTTTTCTAAATAGACGTTcagcttctttctttctttttctttttctttttctttttctttttcttttttttttttcttttttttcgagTACATTGCAaagaaaccaaaagaaacaaaaataaaaaataaaaaaacttatggAATAACGAAGGTGGAGGGAAAGCCTTTTCTAAAACATTGAGGAAAAGATACGGATAGAGGGAAAATGATGGAAATGCAGCTAGAATGAATTCTAGTTGCGGCCCAATTTGTCACATGATGGTCGTTCAACCTTTTGATAGCCAGCCATCaagtttgcttttattttttcttaattatttttttttcctttttattttctattttcaatttcttttcttattttctatttttattatttccttcTCTTTTATTATTCATTCTATCTCAtctactattttattatttgtatttcttttctaactattttatctattttctattcttttctatttatttgaactttaaaaatattattttgtatttttaatagcactaattttttttaatcaattaattactcaaattttacactttaattattaaataatgttcCAGACATTACAGCAAGCATCTAAAAGATCAAATCATATGAAGTTAGTTTTGACAATGATGAGATAACTCGTTGCATCATTAATTGTGCAGGGTACAACATATGCATATTCTCACATAGTAGCAACAGATACGAATTGTCATGGACAGGTAATTTCATCTACTGATGGGatgcttcctttttcttttttggattttggcaCCTATTCTAAATTGATGAACGTTTTAGGATTCCTTACAATCCTTGTTGACTTGCATTGAGAACCATGTTCTTCCAGCAACTGATGAAGCCGAGCCAACATGGACAAAATTTGGTTTTATTAGACCAAGATGAGGTACATGTTCTTTCCACATTCGTTTTCAGCTTAACAAAGTACAAGAAACATTACCATATGGTGATCTTCCGAGGAACAACAGTGTGGAAGTCAATCCCTGAATGTTGAATTATTGGTGCTCAGGTGCTGGGAGTACAAcgaaaattttgtgaaaatggaAAAGTGATGTAGCCCAACTTGGAAATGCCCTCATGGAGGATCTTGGGTGAAGGAGAAAGGCTTCTGGAGTCGGAATTTTCGATTCTGCAGGAGACAAATCATGCGTAACCTTTGCTCAAGCAAGAATGTGACTAATCGTAGGACAGAAAATCCGTGCGACCCTCGTGCGACATTGGCTGGAGTGAACTTGCaacaatttttaataaagactatttttaattttactttcagCATTGAAACCTGAGTCCTATTTAAGCACAATAAGATTGGCTTGACCGCCtagttgttattgttgttgagTTTTATGAATAAGAATGTTGAAGAgagagtttttcttttgtttcctatATTCTTATTCTAGGCTTTATAAAAAAAGGTTGTTTGATGTAGTGTTCGCAAATTCAGCTTCTCACACGCTCCATAAAAGAAGGAACTATTAGTACCTCAACTTACAATTTGATATATTGTTTTTGTAGCATAGATATGAGAGAGTAGAAATTTTagtaatttgaaaatgtagaaaaatagaGCAGCTTTTTGAATGTTGTTCATTTGTTTGTAACTTCGACTTGAGTGTTGTTCATTTGTATtgataacaattaatttaattctAGCACATCCTTACATATTTATCGTAATGAATCTAACTCCATTTCAATACCCAATTTGCAAATCTCCTCCTCTTGTCTTTCCCAACATAAATCGAAAATGAATCAAGATTAACATCATTAAAAGTAAGATCCGAttgaaaaaaatactataaccTCATTCTTCGGGCAACTCATCCCATTATAATCAAtataaatcaaattaatatcATTATAAGAGAGATTAGGTGGGCTTATTTTGTTGTACCTTTTGGTTTTGATGATTGCAAATTGCTGTTGTGTGGCCCCTATTTAGTATCTTACGATCCCTATTTAGTATCTTATGATCTCTCCTGCCAAGCCAAAATGTTGTGTAATAGGCAATCTACCGTctagatttattttcttttctctcataAATTTCCGGATGGTCATTTTATGATCAGTTGTTTGTTATGACCCTTCAATGAGTATGATGGATAGTTTCTTCTGCAGAGATAGAATAGCTAAAACCATCTCTCCTAATTACTATTTTAGATATGCTGCTTCTAGCTCTTTTGCTTTACATACCAAAATAGAGTGTTTTCCATGTCTCTCAGCTCAAACCTAAACTAGGTTCCAATTTACATGTTTTACCAATTTTGCCCCCTGTGAATTTGGAAGGCATCATTCATTATGAactgttaaagcattttcaaaattatatgtatatatatttattttgtgtcttggaaatgttttaaaaatgaatGTGTCAAAGAACATTAAATAAAGATAGTCCCacatggaaaaaagagaaaagtagttggcatttataaggcccaacacactttaagcatttaaagtaatacTTGAATGTATGCACTTACGTGTATACTCTAGTTCATACCGAACACACGTGTGTTGTGGCAGTAGACTATAGGGCGCTAGTAGTGCTTTGATGGTTTGATCTAAaccatatgattttttttaagcagATCCAGTGGTTAGATTTACTGGACCATCATTAAAATAACTGTAAAGttaaatcacatttgatctaacggttgagattaattaataacgatctaatggttattattaaataatcattgacagttacttttgtatttcttgctataatagaaaaatctgaaagtgtttgaatttaattttcatttgtgTAAAACGCAATTAAATAACTGAAGTCATTATGTTCGTTATAGTCGTTATGTTTGGTAGTTGTAACTGAATGTATTACTGATAGGCAATAGGCATAGGAAATTGCATAaatgaaaggaagagagagaattATCGAATTGTTCTGTATTGTTCAGATTGAATATCGGAGGGTGTGGCTCTTCGAATTGCCTCTTTTCAATAgaatttcattccatttcttatTTTCCAATTctcgttttctttttaaattccTAAGAGAACATATGTTATTTTACACAGAAGGATTGATAGAGAGGTTCAGTTGTTGTATCAGTTGATCAATGTGCATATGCCAAAAACATACAATCAACGCAAAtcccaaaaccaaaaaagcaaCAGGAAGAAAAATCCACCAAAGATTAACCATAATAACAAACAATAATTAGAACCAACAAATTATGAGACAAGATCAATGTATGAACGGTACAAGTTATTGTGATTACTTGACTTTTATTACTAAGATAATGAGATTTGGGTCGACACAATCGTGGAATTTAGCAAGATCAATTAATCTTACAATTACAAATCTATAGTACTTGGAGTTTGCAAAAAAGAACATCTAAAATCAATAGCATCCATAATTAATCTGACTTATTATTGATAGAAACACACGTTGAGATTAGCTTACAATTTCTTAACTGATATTAGGAGGGGCGTTTATAGTAAGAAAGGACAGAATAAAGGGTTTGTGAAAAAGTGAAAACTAGAATCAAGAATGCAGCCATGAGCGATATGATCGCCCATGGGTTGCCAAAATAGTCACGCTTCAACGTTGCTCGCCATCTATTGCAAGGGCGCCTACAATATGCATTCACTTCACGGTAGAGGTCTGAGTAAAGGAAAGCACCAACTGAAGCATCACTATAAAGCCTCTTGAAGATACTTGCTACGTCCTCAATGCCCAAATAGAGACGTAGAATTCCTTTCTCTTTTAGAAAATCCACATCTTGGTTATTGTTAATAAGGTCAGCAAGGAGCTTAGCATAACAGGTGATTTCAAAGTCTTTGCTTGGATCACATTGTTCAAATGCAATGAAATTTTTGTATCCAGATCTTATATCCTCCCAAACATATAACGGTGGGATTGTCATGACTCCATCTTTGAAAGTTACATCAAGAAGGCTGTTATTTCTGTCTCCAGCTTTGAATTTAACTCCTGCTTGCTCAAGTTCTATCACAGATGGAATCTGCTCCATAGACGTGATGAGGTATCTTTGCAAAGTTTTAGGGGCCGGTTTTACTGTGGATGTTCCAATTGCGGAGTTTCGTAGGCAATCAAGTATATGATCGTGTTTGAGGTTATCACTAAGGGGCCATATAAATCCATTAGACGAAAGGACAAGATTAGGTAGGGATGTCTCTTCAACATGTGATTTGGTTAGGTAGAACAAGCAATCAAGCACGCACCAAGGAAGCTGATTCTCAAGTAGCATCACGTCATCTGCTAATCTCCAATACATCCATGGCATACAGAACACCGGATCTTCAATGTCTGGTTGCAACTGCCCCAAACCTTTGCGGTATAATTCAAGGATGAAACAACCATCAACCACAAGCATCTCTATGAAATCTTTTTTAGGAACAAGAATTTCTTCTGCGTAACATGCACGACACTCTTGCTCAATTCTTCCAATAGCTTCTACAAAGCACTTCAAAGTAGTTCTCGTAGTTGGTGCTCGATCGATGAGGCAATGCAAATACCATAACTTAATTTTTTCCATTGCTTGCAGCTTCTCCTTCCCGTGGTGAAATGGGCCAATTGAAACCAACTCTGGCTCGAAAGCCTTTTCATTATGCCTGCGTAGTCTATCCGGGACTCTAAATATGGAACATTCAGATGGTATTGGAGATTTTTGGCAAAGCTTTCCTTGAATGGAAGATGTCACTTCTGTTACAATATCTCCAATAGTGATGGATGTTTGATTGCTACTACTCGTTTTTGCCATGATTTGTTCTTTCGTATTCTTTCTTCTTGCCAATGCCAAACAATATCTTTGAGATCTGCTTTAATAGCAAgtaaaaggaagaaaacaaaaagggtatgaaagaaatttatttataattttccaaattttttgatggaatataaaaatgaaaaatactttttgtgttttaatgAATATTTTGTCTTATGAATGGTTTGTTAATGTAACTAAGTAAAGAACAGGaaacaaatgacaaaaaaaacacacacacacacacatgcatagaGCTTGCCTTGGGCCTCGTAGAATAGTATacttaattttaataacatttatttgaatacTTTATTATTCTTGTAAGCTACTAGGTGACTTGAAGATGTtgtgtgacatcccacatcgcttgggaatggggatgtgcttatatatataaatgcacccttatgacacaacgcgttttaaaactgtgatggtcatgaacctattagaacttcgcagttaagcgtgcttctacgagagtaatcccaggatgagtgacctcctaggaagtctggtttgggagagccaaaagcggacaatattgtatcattgggggtgggtcgttacaaatggtatcagagccattacccagcctgagatggtgggaatGTGCACAAGCCTATGATGGTTGCCAGCGGACACTCGCTGGGACGCCAAggatggggtgatcccatgaagGTCGCCAGCAGGGACGCAAGGTCCCaaggggggtgattgtgacatcccatatcgcctgggaatgagaatgagaatgagaatgtgcttatatgcaTAAATGCACCCTtatgacacaacgtgttttaaagtagtgatagccatgaacctattaggatgggtgacctcctgggaagtctgatttggGGAAGCCAAAAGCGGACTATATTGTGCCATTGGGGATGGGTCGTTACATGTTGTCTTATGGTCTTTTAAGAGTTATTTTACATACGAGTTACATGGAGAATTATATGAGATGTAAATGAATGAAATTAATGTGAAAAAATTAGAATGGTCATTTGTAACCTATAAATACCTATGTAAGCAAGTTAATTTCAATcaagttgaataaaagaatACAAAGTCATCTATCAATTTATTATCTCTCTTACTTTTCATTCTCTCTTAGTGCATGTGGTTTCCAATTTTCAACAGGCCTTTGATGTAATTCTAAAGCAACCAAAGATTTAAGTTTGAAGCTCCAGAAAGAATGACAGTAAACACAAATTAAATCTTAAGAAAGAGAAGACActaagaaagagaaataaaaaatgccaaaaaataaaaaataaaaacattacgTTTGTTTTAACAGGGAAGCAAGGCTAGCGTCGGTGAAGAGGGGAGGAAagccgtgagagagagagagagagagagagagagaagagagagcgAGCATGTGTTATCCACTGGATGAACAGAAATAAAAAGAGAGTAGATCAGGTAGTCCTTTATATAGAAGAAAGAGATTTAGTTCCACTTTGAAAGGGTTGTTGAGGAATAAAGGATTGATTAAGACTGCTTACATAACCTTCCTGTTGGAAGGAAAGTGATCGAATGGCAGCTTCCTAAAGTGATCGAGAAAAAGTTGGTTGGAGAAAATTGTTTGAAGCATGCTATCTGTTATCAGTGAGAGAGCTAGGATTTTGGTTAAGAGGGGGTTAATaaatttttcaattcttttatgatagaaaagaaaaatctaaagctcataaaaaattaattaaaaacattaaaaaatataactaacacaatagcaataaaatttaattatctttaaaaatatataaatataacttaCAATATATTCAGTTGTTCTCAAAAAATCTTTGTATCTTCTCTTAAAATCATTGCGATGAATAATCGCTACATGATGTATTCATCGCTAACAGTCTCGAATATTtattcaaatgttttttttttattttaaggtcCCTACTCTTTGTTTAAAGCTGgttgtttctttaaaaataaaaataaataaataaaagcctcTTTATGTGTGAGTCTCATGGGTTGTTAGGATTGTGTAATAGTTGAGACGAGGTTGTACATAAATTTGGACTCATTTCATTAAAGTGGGCGTTGTTGctgaatatttatatatatatatatatataaaaaaaaaaaaaaaaaaagaaagaaaggagaagaagaagaaattgtgaGTGGGCCGCTTAAGGCAAAGTTGGCTTGTTGCTAATAATATTTAGCATTTTTCCCGTCACgtaaaaaaattcacataatttaaaatttttaaatttctttaaaattgtaaagaaTCGTAATCCTCCTAAAGAGCTATCCCTTACACCACGTGAAACCATGTTATGGCTATGTGCTGGGCAAATAAAAAACTCTTTCGCAGTATATGAACGCAGTTTTgcatcataatatatatataaaataataattaaaagccattaaattcatcaattcaataaaatagCAACGATCTGAgttaaaaatcaaaaggaaaaatccCTTGAGAAAATTTACCCCTCTAGATGGTGGGTCGTGGGTGGTGGTGTTCGGACCGTTCAGTACGGTGGTGCTGGGCTGTTGGTGGTGTAGATGGCGGGCGTCACTCTCATCTGCCGGTGGTGGTGTCGCTGGTGGGCGGCTGCTGCTGCTGCGGGGTGGACGGCAGGCGGAGGTTAAGGAGGGAGGGAGTAGCTCTTTGGTGAGAGGGAAAACTTTTGGGGTGAAATGAAAGAAAGAGTGGGTTTGTGCTTCTGCAGGTCTGCAACTTATAGAGAATGGCGTccagaatttttgttttttcttctgaattttTGTCTGCAACTTGGAGAGAATAATGGcgtccagaattttttttttcttttgaatttttaacaACAAAAGTCAATCTTCTATGCATTCCAATCACGTCAGCCAGCCATCTCTCTCCTGACATTTCACTGCAACACGAAACAGAGAAATGAAAGACAGTCCTGTCCgttgtttaataattaaaaaatgtattttattaaaaaattaaaaaatacataaaagataaataaaaaaactatatatatttttttaattattaaataacaaatagggaCAGTTTTTTAACAGACATGGCTCCAGGTCTGGAACcatttctcctaaaaaaatCTTCCGGATCCTTAGCATTTTCCAGTGTgtactttttgttttgaaaaatgattcctacactcatttttcacaacaaccacacaacagtTGACGTGGaaaggctatttttttttttttcaatttcatttcccctccaacgcatcccctctctctttctctctcaaatttctccTCTGTACAGTCCCGTCCCTCTAGGCGTCCGGTGTCCCGTTTCAACAGATTTCCTCTCTCCCCGACAGATTTCCCCCTCCAACAcagcccccccctccctctctctGAAATTTCTCCTCCGTTCTCCGGcagatttcctctctctctctctctctctctctccggctcTGCATCGACCGTATCTCAGGTAGTCCCCGTCCCTCTCAGCAGCTTCTCTCTTGGCAGTAGGCCTCCTCCGTCCTCCGGCATCCTCTATCCGATAGATTTGGCGGCCGAATCTGTCTCTAGCGACACTAAAAAAAcaggttttctctctctctctctgtggccgGCTCTGTTGCTACAAAAAGAAAGGAGTGAAATTCTTTTTGGTTGCTTCATACAGTGGAGGCAGCCAATgccccattttttatttttaggcagaaattattttagtaggaaaataaatttcatgCCTATTTATGAGAGATGAGAACCAGCAGGTGAGCCTGGAGCAGGTGATGTCACCAATAATGCAACAATTTCGTGAGATTGAAACTTGCATTGAATGTTCAGCACTTACAAATTCAGGTATTGTTTACTGGCGTTCTTTTCTGGCGTCttctttatctcttttagtgatttTGTATGTGTGTTGTTGATTGCCTTTGTGGTTCATACTTGTCAACTCTTTTACAATATCCTAGTCTTGCTGATGCATTGTTATAACACTACATTTGTTTTATTGTTAGAGAGACAGTAGCAGAGCCTCATTATGTTTGAATTCCAACACTTATGATTCATTTTTGGTATTTGgtaaaatatgttttttgataagtaaatcaatCTCATTATGAAGCGTAAAGGGGCACAACTTAAGTACACAATAAGTGTAAAAGTGGGGATAAGGCAAattggtaaaatatttttggagaaGGTAAAACGTTTGGGGTCTTCAAGCAACTATAATTTGTTGTGTGTAGCAAAAATGCCTGTGGAAACATAAGTTTTTTACTGAGCAACTGGTATTTCAGTTGCTCATGGATATAATTATAATACTATACTAAACTAAAATGATGCCAAATactattttctgattttcttgaattttttattttttttattttttatttttttttatgcccaTGGCTTAAGAGTTACATGGTTACAATAGGTTTGAACATGGACCAGCTTCTTCAATCAAATAGAAGCCATATTAAATAAGAACAATTGgctataaatttataaattttttcttctgCGAAATCTGGTTTGAGAtctgattttttcttctttataattttttttttttgtcatttctttttaaaagctgGATCTGTCGCCTATCTtcctaatttgtttttttttcctttttttatgaaatctctccatctctcgtctctcctcattttcttcttttttttttcttttttttttttttccaactctAGCTAGCAGACGACATCTccccatttttcatcaaaaaaaattctcactttctttgtatttttttctcagCAGACGACGACTCAGCCCCACCCGGACACACGACTCGATCGCCAACACCTGGAGAAGATCGTTTTCGTCGTCGATGATGGAGAAGAGGCCGGTGGTTTTATGGGTCCTTttgatggtgatttttggtcttcttgttaattttttttagtcctTTTTGTTAGTCGCTGGAGTAgttggtttcttttttgttagtCGCCGGAGTAGTTGATTTTTGAATCTCGACGACGATTTGGATGAAGATCCGGCGCG harbors:
- the LOC133880772 gene encoding UPF0481 protein At3g47200-like, yielding MAKTSSSNQTSITIGDIVTEVTSSIQGKLCQKSPIPSECSIFRVPDRLRRHNEKAFEPELVSIGPFHHGKEKLQAMEKIKLWYLHCLIDRAPTTRTTLKCFVEAIGRIEQECRACYAEEILVPKKDFIEMLVVDGCFILELYRKGLGQLQPDIEDPVFCMPWMYWRLADDVMLLENQLPWCVLDCLFYLTKSHVEETSLPNLVLSSNGFIWPLSDNLKHDHILDCLRNSAIGTSTVKPAPKTLQRYLITSMEQIPSVIELEQAGVKFKAGDRNNSLLDVTFKDGVMTIPPLYVWEDIRSGYKNFIAFEQCDPSKDFEITCYAKLLADLINNNQDVDFLKEKGILRLYLGIEDVASIFKRLYSDASVGAFLYSDLYREVNAYCRRPCNRWRATLKRDYFGNPWAIISLMAAFLILVFTFSQTLYSVLSYYKRPS